From Rana temporaria chromosome 7, aRanTem1.1, whole genome shotgun sequence, the proteins below share one genomic window:
- the LOC120945768 gene encoding flavin-containing monooxygenase 5-like translates to MVKRVAVIGAGCSGLTAIKCCLEEGLEPTCFEKSGDIGGLWRFKEFPEDDRASIYNSVIINTSKEMMCYSDYPIPEDYPNYMHNSKVLQYFRQYGEHFQLLKYIQFKTAVCSIRKHPDFLTTGQWDVVTESEGKQEKHVFDAILVCIGHHTHPKLPLHSFPGIENFKGQYFHSRDYKTAESFKNKRVIVIGIGNTAVDLAVELSAVAKQVFLSTRRGAWLLNRVCDNGFPVDIVLFSRFFAILQNAFPNLINKYLENKVNSRVDHDNFGLKPKHRIFGQHPTISDDLPNRIISGKVLMKTNVTRFTETDAFFEDGTIEKDIDVVIFATGYNFSFPFIDESVIKVEHNEVPLYKMIFPAHLEKPTMAFIGYIQPIGAIMPISEIQARWATRVFQGLAKLPPMGEMKEEINKRKQDMQNRYVKSERHTIQVDYVPYMDEVAVEVGCKPDVKHLFLSDPKLAWDIFFGPCTPYQYRLYGPGQWNGARKAILTQKDRIIKPTKTRITHTEKAHGSFNMLVKLLGILVIFAAGYVLL, encoded by the exons ATGGTGAAAAGAGTCGCAGTGATTGGTGCTGGTTGTAGTGGACTGACTGCTATAAAATGCTGTCTCGAGGAAGGTTTGGAGCCCACTTGCTTTGAAAAGAGTGGAGATATTGGTGGACTCTGGAGATTTAAG gaatttcctgaggatgacAGAGCCAGTATTTATAATTCTGTTATCATCAATACATCTAAGGAGATGATGTGTTACAGTGATTACCCAATACCAGAGGACTACCCCAATTACATGCACAATTCTAAGGTGCTGCAGTATTTCCGGCAGTATGGCGAGCATTTTCAACTGTTGAAATACATCCAATTCAAG ACGGCTGTTTGCAGCATTCGGAAGCATCCAGATTTCCTCACCACTGGCCAGTGGGATGTTGTCACAGAGTCAGAAGGAAAACAGGAGAAGCATGTCTTTGATGCCATTCTTGTGTGCATAGGTCACCACACACATCCAAAATTACCTCTTCATTCTtttccag GCATTGAAAACTTCAAAGGTCAGTACTTTCATAGCCGTGACTACAAAACCGCAGAATCTTTCAAAAACAAAAGGGTAATAGTGATTGGTATTGGAAACACTGCAGTCGATCTGGCGGTGGAACTCAGCGCTGTAGCTAAGCAG GTATTCCTCAGCACCAGGAGAGGGGCGTGGTTGTTGAATCGTGTTTGTGACAATGGCTTTCCAGTGGACATCGTTCTGTTCAGTCGCTTCTTCGCCATTTTGCAAAATGCTTTTCCAAACCTGATCAATAAATACCTGGAGAACAAAGTCAATTCCAGAGTTGACCATGACAACTTTGGCCTAAAACCTAAACACAG AATTTTTGGTCAGCACCCAACAATTAGTGATGATTTACCTAATCGCATTATCTCTGGCAAAGTGCTGATGAAAACGAATGTGACACGCTTCACCGAGACAGATGCCTTTTTTGAAGATGGAACAATAGAAAAAGACATTGATGTGGTCATTTTTGCCACAGGATATAATTTTTCATTCCCTTTCATCGATGAATCTGTTATAAAGGTTGAACATAACGAAGTGCCTCTGTATAAAATGATTTTTCCTGCACATCTGGAAAAGCCAACAATGGCTTTCATTGGTTACATCCAACCAATTGGTGCTATAATGCCGATCTCTGAGATTCAGGCTCGCTGGGCAACAAGAGTTTTCCAAG GTCTAGCTAAGCTTCCACCCATGGGTGAGATGAAGGAGGAGATCAACAAGAGAAAGCAAGACATGCAGAACAG GTATGTCAAAAGTGAGCGTCACACCATACAAGTGGATTATGTACCATACATGGATGAAGTTGCAGTAGAAGTAGGCTGCAAGCCCGATGTTAAGCACCTTTTCCTGTCCGATCCCAAGCTGGCCTGGGACATATTCTTTGGTCCATGTACACCTTACCAGTATCGTCTGTATGGACCAGGGCAATGGAACGGTGCCAGGAAAGCCATTCTAACTCAGAAGGATCGTATCATAAAGCCAACAAAGACCCGAATTACGCATACTGAAAAGGCTCACGGTTCATTTAATATGCTTGTTAAGCTTCTGGGCATCTTGGTGATCTTTGCTGCTGGATATGTCCTATTGTAA